GGCGGCACGATGCCCAATACGTTGCTGACCACGTCGACCAAAGACCTCAAGGACGCGTTCACGTTCAACGTCGCCACCGCGCACGCCCTCACCGTCGCCGCGGTGCCCTTGATGCTGGAGCACTCCGGCGGAGGCAGCATCATCAACATCACGTCGGCCATCGGCCGGCTGGCCGGGCGAGGCTTCGCCGCCTACGGCACCGCCAAGGCCGCCCTGTCCCACTACACCCGGCTGACGGCGCTGGACCTGTGCCCGCGTATTCGGGTGAACGCGATCGCGCCGGGGTCGATCCTGACCTCGGCGCTCGACGTGGTGGCAGGCAACGAAGAACTGCGCGCGCCCATGGAGAAGGCGACACCGCTGCGCCGTCTCGGCGATCCGCTCGACATCGCCGCCGCCGCAGTCTATTTGGCCTCACCCGCCGGCGGCTTCCTGACCGGGAAGACGCTGGAGGTCGACGGCGGCCTTACCTACCCCAACCTCGACATCCCCGTCCCGGATCTGTGAGGAGCCGCTAATGGCAATACGCGTCGCCCAACTCGGCACCGGCAACGTCGGCGTCCATTCACTAAAAGCTCTGATCAGCAACCCGGAATTCGAACTCACCGGGGTTTGGGTGTCCTCAGAGGCGAAGGCGGGCAAGGACGCAGCCGAACTTGCCGGCCTGGACGAGTCCACCGGCGTCCTGGCCACCACGGATTTGGATGCCGTTCTGGCAACCGAACCGCAGTGCGCTGTCTACAACGCCATGGCCGACAACCGCCTTCCCGAAGCGCTGGAGGACTATCGGCGAGTGCTGGCGGCCGGCGTCAACATCGTGGGCAGCGGCCCGGTCTTTCTGCAGTACCCATGGCAGGTGTTGCCGGAGGAACTGATCAAGCCGCTCGAAGATGCTGCACGCGAAGGCAATTCGAGTCTTTTCGTCGGCGGCATCGACCCGGGCTTCGCCAACGATTTGCTGCCCATGGCATTGGCCGGTACCTGTCAGAGCGTCGAGCAGGTCCGCTGCATGGAGATCGTCGACTACGCGACCTACGACAGCGCTGTCGTCATGTTCGACGTGATGGGTTTCGGCAAGCCGCTCGAAGAGACTCCGATCCTGTTGCAACCTGGGGTGCTGAGCCTGGCCTGGGGTTCGGTGGTTCGGCAACTTGCGGCGGGCCTTGGCATTTCGCTCGATGAGGTCACCGAGAAGTATGAGCGGGTGCCGGCGCCGGAGGCGTTTGACATTGCCTCCGGCCA
This genomic stretch from Mycobacterium paragordonae harbors:
- a CDS encoding SDR family oxidoreductase; its protein translation is MILDRFRLDDKVAVITGAGRGLGAAMAVAFAEAGADVVISSRTQSQLDEVAEQVRATGRRAHVVAADLAHPEDTATLAGAAVEAFGKLDIVVNNVGGTMPNTLLTTSTKDLKDAFTFNVATAHALTVAAVPLMLEHSGGGSIINITSAIGRLAGRGFAAYGTAKAALSHYTRLTALDLCPRIRVNAIAPGSILTSALDVVAGNEELRAPMEKATPLRRLGDPLDIAAAAVYLASPAGGFLTGKTLEVDGGLTYPNLDIPVPDL
- a CDS encoding diacylglycerol kinase, which produces MAIRVAQLGTGNVGVHSLKALISNPEFELTGVWVSSEAKAGKDAAELAGLDESTGVLATTDLDAVLATEPQCAVYNAMADNRLPEALEDYRRVLAAGVNIVGSGPVFLQYPWQVLPEELIKPLEDAAREGNSSLFVGGIDPGFANDLLPMALAGTCQSVEQVRCMEIVDYATYDSAVVMFDVMGFGKPLEETPILLQPGVLSLAWGSVVRQLAAGLGISLDEVTEKYERVPAPEAFDIASGHVPEGSAAALRFEVLGMVDGRPAVVLEHITRLREDLCPEWPQPAQPGGSYRVEITGEPSYAMDICLSSRRGDHNHAGLVATAMRVVNAIPAVVAAPPGIRTTLDLPLIPGRGLYLPAD